A single region of the Brassica rapa cultivar Chiifu-401-42 chromosome A03, CAAS_Brap_v3.01, whole genome shotgun sequence genome encodes:
- the LOC103855898 gene encoding mitochondrial inner membrane protease subunit 1: protein MRWLRYLNQWRGTAKEAFDQVSIVAKFLCLLHVTDRYIISSTHVQGPSMLPTLNLTGDVILAEHVSHRFGKIGLGDVVLVRSPTDPMKMVTKRVLGLEGHRLSFFADPLVGDDSVNVVVPKGHVWIQGDNVHASTDSRNFGPVPYDLIEGKALLRVWPLRCFGSLR from the exons ATGAGATGGCTGAGGTATCTAAACCAATGGCGTGGAACGGCGAAAGAAGCATTCGATCAAGTCTCAATCGTTGCCAAGTTTCTCTGTTTGCTTCATGTCACCGATCGTTATATAATCTCCTCCACTCAC GTTCAAGGTCCTAGCATGCTTCCGACGCTTAATCTCACCGGCGATGTCATTTTGGCGGAACATGTGTCGCACCGGTTCGGTAAAATTGGTCTTGGTGACGTTGTATTGGTTCGGTCTCCGACAGACCCAATGAAGATGGTGACAAAGCGTGTCTTGGGCTTAGAAGGGCATAGACTCTCTTTCTTTGCTGACCCATTGGTCGGTGATGACTCAGTCAACGTTGTG GTTCCAAAAG gtcatgTTTGGATTCAGGGAGATAACGTGCATGCTTCAACTGATTCACGTAATTTTGGACCTGTGCCTTACGATCTTATCGAAGGAAAAGCTCTTCTGCGG GTCTGGCCACTACGATGCTTTGGGTCATTGAGGTGA